Proteins from a single region of Oncorhynchus nerka isolate Pitt River linkage group LG18, Oner_Uvic_2.0, whole genome shotgun sequence:
- the LOC115146285 gene encoding NHS-like protein 3 — MSGRESVGDLIPQDVAEVFAHERQTKGGRRKKRGGSLGRAFSWFKGKKKKEVNANGQIQDFHSVGPKTGKISPQGHSHAVPKQEDEGTHVPSHVQENVFIEGSRPKYLEDLHTEAQEGLKLQQQEETNNGVDYQDDQSIASTVSRQPDETESDSYRERRGSLSDSTILDTMSQVSTRSAVSTRSSRSGLTRQASTFRPLKSDKKPEKTKARRRHRRTTVMGIPQHIQRELGLDRASWAARRVIDEDGLHNGESLDIHTIDGPHLADSQEGVRIYLQSVEGLQPVSEDQVQKFPSRAGHTDDLALLQRMGPQLCGLKRPNSLAVPWMTTVSGLPHHPPSPVMSMSPQATYMSKIIPNAVLPPSIDVVEISHNRSRSSVRTVSKSRLLLASPASSRGSSRASAMSSASRYNPPHFSDSSGWSHSESSETLVSDSSTVSSNSTTRQGGGGEGSSREMALDRESIHSSVSKASRTSTIKGKGKARGDDGKQEGPFIRSLSVMKSKRAPAPPSRSYSLHKDKMKRRSRDLTDTRVAAPAQSSPVRGGEAKAVSAGETGSSPMPSSNKSSPGYTADTSSLDESSGSVTTNSFNTRQQAVREEERNEQPGSTGFSPQKQTPQENILKKTVSPSSCYPSPGGMPTLPSKQTHNSSPGNKRGILAKLASIFPKAPSPSPVIQPQASDSSKTPRPSPPVDTVTSSPSVMALRELFNIPPPPKVCAPSPPPPEVWAHNKRTFELLLGPPAPNNTDTVVRKNPKDRRQQRQSPSTSREASESAPEQEAGGVLDRVTEPLSKEQTSNPAALTSVSENGQESPKVQEKDGLSPVVIEVGDKGPTQIEPSEGMKRNSEVAQKVEQERVQGSQLVVEPEKVKVSQMIGKLEKVQASRLVNEKSVNASVAPGRGLGKVNIEIQTPATEKRTESQLKMDTLAMLSPALARVSPSPSPPPAHYPPLPPSKQTPPVTILGVPSDSSPTPELPLVYPTGESFWPPPPPPMDLATLGDELDLPLPPPPSCCEEGVIMTEPVPPVSEGTVGAPNPARPAPQEVSSVPQGIPQPSPGITECQNQEKMSLSKSSPTPPEENPTPVVTPSLLQMVKLRSVNNGDQGLKKDQSQGQNHTEVTLRAKQPSNGEAPQKPIRRSLIMTAPPPTVTSPPTTVVSQLPTATVPEAALTSATVPEAALTPATVPEAALTSATVPEAALTSATVPEAALTPATVPEAALTSVPTTTTANFQPSIVNLPSKSSTVTSPTSKSPSASVTMRMQEAIRLRTEARSKEGPPSHLSLHSPTSPTGLKFPSSTASFIFAKSTKKVVIETLLTPEAQANLTKKLVAELSSMSNPSKSIETQKEVAVKVPPPVARKPRLKVTDADPSVETEHVQTAGQEAQPADNTEGAPEAPNGTAVSVEVSPPSSST; from the exons CAGTCCCAAAGCAGGAGGATGAGGGGACTCACGTCCCTTCACACGTCCAGGAGAATGTGTTCATCGAGGGCAGCCGGCCCAAGTACCTGGAGGACCTGCACACTGAGGCCCAGGAGGGACTCAAACTTCAGCAGCAAGAAG AAACAAATAATGGGGTGGATTACCAGGATGACCAAAGCATCGCT TCAACAGTGAGCCGTCAGCCTGACGAGACTGAGAGTGacagttacagagagaggagaggctctTTGTcagacagcactatactagaCACCATGTCCCAGGTCTCAACGCGCTCCGCTGTCTCCACACGGTCCTCGCGGTCAGGACTGACCCGCCAAG CATCAACCTTCAGGCCCCTGAAGTCAGATAAGAAGCCAGAGAAGACCAAGGCCAGGAGGAGACACAGGAGAACCACAGTTATGGGGATACCACAACACATCCAGAGGGAACTGG GGCTGGATAGAGCATCATGGGCAGCTCGTCGGGTTATAGACGAGGACGGGCTCCATAACGGTGAGAGCCTGGACATCCACACCATTGATGGGCCTCACCTAGCTGATTCCCAGGAGGGTGTGAGGATATATCTCCAGTCTGTAGAAGGCCTGCAGCCCGTTAGTGAGGACCAGGTTCAGAAGTTCCCCTCCCGGGCCGGTCACACAGATGACCTGGCTCTCCTCCAGCGCATGGGCCCCCAGCTGTGCGGCCTGAAGAGGCCCAATTCCCTGGCCGTCCCCTGGATGACCACGGTGTCCGGCCTGCCGCACCATCCCCCCAGCCCCGTCATGTCCATGTCCCCCCAGGCCACCTACATGTCTAAGATCATCCCCAATGCCGTGCTGCCACCCTCCATCGACGTGGTGGAGATTAGCCATAACCGCAGCCGGAGCAGTGTCCGTACCGTCAGTAAGAGCAGACTGCTGCTGGCCAGCCCTGCCTCCTCCAGAGGCTCCTCCCGCGCCTCCGCCATGTCCTCCGCCTCCCGATACAACCCACCACACTTCTCTGACAGCTCTGGATGGAGCCACTCTGAGTCCTCTGAGACCCTGGTGTCTGactcctccactgtctcctccAACAGCACCACCAGACAGGGGGGGGGTGGGGAGGGCTCATCCAGGGAGATGGCCCTGGACAGAGAGAGTATCCACTCCTCTGTCAGTAAGGCCTCCAGGACCTCAACCATCAAAGGCAAGGGGAAAGCCAGAGGGGATGATGGCAAACAGGAGGGGCCCTTCATCCGAAGCCTATCTGTGATGAAGTCCAAGAGGGCACCGGCCCCACCCAGCCGCTCCTACTCCTTACACAAGGACAAGATGAAGCGGCGCTCACGAGACCTGACTGACACCAGGGTGGCTGCCCCTGCCCAAAGCAGCCCAGTCCGTGGTGGGGAGGCTAAGGCTGTCAGTGCTGGGGAGACCGGCTCTTCTCCCATGCCCTCCAGCAACAAAAGTAGCCCTGGATACACAGCAGACACCAGCTCTCTGGATGAGTCCTCGGGCTCTGTGACCACCAACTCCTTTAACACCCGACAGCAAGCAgtcagggaagaggagaggaatgagcaGCCAGGCTCCACAGGCTTCTCTCCCCAGAAACAGACCCCCCAGGAAAACATCCTGAAGAAGACTGTTTCCCCCTCCAGCTGCTATCCCAGCCCGGGTGGCATGCCCACCCTCCCCTCCAAACAGACCCATAACTCATCCCCAGGAAACAAGAGGGGCATCCTGGCCAAACTAGCAAGCATTTTCCCCAAGGCACCATCCCCATCACCTGTTATTCAGCCACAGGCCTCTGACAGCAGCAAGACGCCTCGTCCATCCCCTCCAGTCGACACTGTAACTTCCTCACCTTCAGTCATGGCACTCAGAGAGCTGTTCAACATCCCTCCCCCACCCAAAGTGTgtgccccctctcctcctcccccggaGGTATGGGCACACAACAAGCGCACTTTTGAACTGCTGCTAGGTCCCCCGGCCCCCAACAACACGGATACGGTGGTGCGAAAGAACCCAAAGGATCGACGACAGCAGAGGCAGTCTCCTTCCACATCAAGAGAGGCTTCTGAGTCTGCACCAGAGCAGGAGGCAGGAGGTGTGCTAGATAGGGTCACTGAGCCTCTGTCTAAAGAGCAGACCAGTAATCCAGCAGCACTAACATCTGTGTCAGAAAACGGTCAGGAGAGTCCAAAGGTCCAGGAAAAAGATGGGTTGAGTCCAGTGGTTATAGAAGTGGGAGATAAAGGACCGACTCAAATAGAGCCTTCTGAAGGTATGAAAAGGAATAGTGAAGTGGCACAGAAAGTTGAACAAGAGAGGGTACAAGGAAGTCAGTTGGTGGTTGAACCAGAGAAGGTCAAGGTAAGTCAGATGATAGGTAAACTAGAGAAGGTCCAGGCAAGTCGGTTGGTAAATGAAAAGTCAGTGAACGCCTCAGTAGCTCCAGGAAGGGGCCTAGGAAAAGtaaatatagaaatacagactCCTGCTACAGAGAAAAGGACTGAATCTCAACTTAAAATGGACACGTTGGCCATGCTTAGCCCTGCTCTAGCACGCGTCTCgccatctccttctcctcccccagcACACTatcctccccttcccccttccaAACAGACCCCGCCAGTGACCATACTTGGGGTCCCCTCAGATTCTTCACCCACTCCAGAGCTCCCACTAGTCTACCCCACTGGGGAATCCTTCTggcctcctcccccacctcccatGGACTTGGCCACCCTTGGCGATGAGCTTGACCTCCCCCTTCCCCCACCACCCAGTTGTTGTGAGGAGGGGGTTATTATGACAGAACCTGTGCCCCCTGTTTCAGAGGGGACAGTGGGTGCTCCAAACCCTGCCCGACCTGCACCTCAGGAAGTTTCATCTGTACCCCAGGGAATACCGCAGCCCAGTCCAGGGATCACAGAGTGCCAGAACCAAGAGAAGATGTCCCTCAGCAAGAGCTCTCCCACTCCCCCAGAGGAGAACCCCACTCCTGTGGTCACCCCCTCCCTTCTGCAGATGGTCAAGCTGAGGTCTGTCAATAATGGTGACCAGGGTCTGAAAAAGGACCAGAGTCAGGGACAGAACCATACAGAGGTCACTTTGAGGGCCAAACAACCCAGTAACGGGGAGGCTCCACAGAAGCCTATTCGAAGGTCTCTGATCATGACAGCtccccctcccactgtcacatCCCCACCTACTACTGTTGTCTCACAACTTCCCACAGCCACTGTCCCAGAGGCAGCCCTAACCTCAGCCACTGTCCCGGAGGCAGCCCTAACCCCAGCCACTGTCCCAGAGGCAGCCCTAACCTCAGCCACTGTCCCAGAGGCAGCCCTAACCTCAGCCACTGTCCCAGAGGCAGCCCTAACCCCAGCCACTGTCCCAGAGGCAGCCCTAACCTCAGTCCCAACCACAACCACAGCCAATTTCCAGCCCAGCATAGTTAATTTACCCTCAAAGTCCTCTACTGTCACCTCTCCTACAAGTAAGTCTCCTTCTGCCTCAGTCACCATGAGAATGCAGGAGGCCATTCGCTTGAGGACAGAGGCCAGAAGTAAAGAGGGGCCTCCCTCTCATCTCAGCCTGCACTCCCCAACTTCCCCAACAGGTCTCAAGTTCCCCTCATCTACCGCCAGTTTCATCTTCGCCAAGAGCACAAAGAAGGTTGTCATAGAAACCCTCTTAACCCCTGAGGCCCAGGCCAATCTCACAAAGAAGCTGGTGGCAGAGCTTTCATCTATGTCCAATCCATCCAAGTCCATAGAAACACAGAAGGAGGTGGCAGTCAAGGTTCCGCCACCTGTGGCAAGGAAACCCAGGCTTAAGGTCACAGATGCAGACCCCAGTGTGGAGACTGAGCATGTGCAAACTGCGGGACAGGAAGCACAGCCAGCAGACAACACTGAGG GTGCTCCAGAGGCTCCAAACGGGACAGCAGTTAGTGTTGAAGtgtcaccaccatcatcatccacATGA